The Cydia strobilella chromosome 26, ilCydStro3.1, whole genome shotgun sequence sequence ttaattatcatCGTGAAAGAGAACTGTAAAACCTTCCTCCAGCGAATATGGTCttgaaaagtttatatttattggtGTGCATGGCATTTAAAAATTGTTGTGCCCATAGAACTGATATAGGCTGGTaccaaaataaagtttttttttaaatattttttccagaCGGTTAAGCGACTGAAAGGCCACGTATGGGCGATGCACACGAACCGATCCACAACAAAAAGCTTCAAATGCAAGCTCTGCCCCGCCACCTTCACCTGGCAGACCTCCATCTACAAGCACATCAAGATGATGCACGACAAGCGGCCCAAGGTATATATGTACTACATGTAGCACATCCATACACAAGCTTCACATGCAAGCTCTGCCCCGCCACCTTCACCTGGCAGACCTCCATCTACAAGCACATCAAGATGATGCATGACAAGCGGCCCAAGGTATATATGTACTACATGTAGCACATCCATACACAAGCTTCACATGCAAGCTCTGCCCCGCCACCTTCACCTGGCAGACCTCCATCTACAAGCACATCAAGATGATGCATGACAAGCGGCCCAAGGTATATTTGTACTACATGTAGCACATCCATACACAAGCTTCACATGCAAGCTCTGCCCCGCCACCTTCACCTGGCAGACCTCCATCTACAAGCACATCAAGATGATGCACGACAAGCGGCCCAAGGTATATATGTACTACATGTAGCACATCCATACACAAGCTTCACATGCAAGCTCTGCCCCGCCACCTTCACCTGGCAGACCTCCATCTACAAGCACATCAAGATGATGCACGACAAGCGGCCCAGGGTATATATGTACTACATGTAGCACATCCATACACAAGCTTCACATGCAAGCTCTGCCCCGCCACCTTCACCTGGCAGACCTCCATCTACAAGCACATCAAGATGATGCACGACAAGCGGCCCAAGGTATATATGTACTACATGTAGCACATTCATACACAAGCTTCACATGCAAGCTCTGCCCCGCCACCTTCACCTGGCAGACCTCCATCTACAAGCACATCAAGATGATGCACGACAAGCGGCCCAAGGTATATATGTACTACATGTAGCACATTCATACACAAGCTTCACATGCAAGCTCTGCCCCGCCACCTTCACCTGGCAGACCTCCATCTACAAGCACATCAAGATGATGCACGACAAGCGGCCCAAGGTATATATGTACTACATGTAGCACAAGCTTCACATGCAAGCTCTGCCCCGCCACCTTCACCTGGCAGACCTCCATCTACAAGCACATCAAGATGATGCACGACAAGCGGCCCAAGGTATATATGTACTACATGTAGCACAAGCTTCACATGCAAGCTCTGCCCCGCCACCTTCACCTGGCAGACCTCCATCTACAAGCACATCAAGATGATGCACGACAAGCGGCCCAAGGTATATATGTACTACATGTAGCACATCCATACACAAGCTTCACATGCAAGCTCTGCCCCGCCACCTTCACCTGGCAGACCTCCATCTACAAGCACATCAAGATGATGCACGACAAGCGGCCCAAGGTATATATGTACTACATGTAGCACAAGCTTCACATGCAAGCTCTGCCCCGCCACCTTCACCTGGCAGACCTCCATCTACAAGCACATCAAGATGATGCACGACAAGCGGCCCAAGGTATATATGTACTACATGTAGCACAAGCTTCACATGCAAGCTCTGCCCCGCCACCTTCACCTGGCAGACCTCCATCTACAAGCACATCAAGATGATGCATGACAAGCGGCCCAAGGTATATATGTACTACATGTAGCACATCCATACACAAGCTTCACATGCAAGCTCTGCCCCGCCACCTTCACCTGGCAGACCTCCGTCTACACGTCAAGATGATggacccttttggttgaaaatggtacAAATATGGATCAGTGCTggtcctattactaagactccgctgtctgtccgtctgtcaccaggctgtatctcatgaaccatgacagctagagagttgaaatttttacagatgatgtatttctgttgccgctataacaacaaatactaaaaacagaataaaataaatatttaagtgggcctcccatacaacaaacgtgattttttgccgtttttatgcgtaatggtacggaactcttcgtgcgtgagtccgactcgcacttggccggtttttttatatacaatattttcctAATTTACACCTTTGTTGTTACAGCAAATCCGTCCCCTGCCGGCCAAGAAACCAGAGTTTTCCGGCGCCGAGCTCATCGCGCGCGAGTACTTCCAGCAGCCCGCCGGCCTCGCGCACATACCCCTACACAACATAGTCCAGAACATCGTGTAACACGTAGTGTGTAGAATAGTGGGGTGTTTCTATGCGATTTTGTACTGCGTTTTGATTCTTCATTACCATCACCGCATTGGCCGTTTTAtaaaagcaaagaggatataatattatagagcggtactgtcatagtaaattttgtaaccacagtaaattcactgccatctatcgacacactttaaaactaaaaatgaagatttataaaaatacgataaaatgtatttaaatatggataatgatttttttatttgcattaattatttttacgattttgacccatgttctttcactgatatgcgttaaaattgttaaataacaaacgaaaccgtcaacgccctctatacgagagtaggccaaaggtactggcgccaactgatcgagagtcaaattttcgttattttcgaggcacgttttttccttagactatatccatctattacggagttatatctatctttgataaaagcAAACAGGATCATTGTGACACGAATAGCAGTAGCTGAGTGCTACAAGATAACCGAATATGACTTCACCATTTATACACAGTTCGTCAATAATGTGGGAATGGTAATGAAGCGATTGGTGCGACTGAATAATCGCATAGAACTACtcagtggctctgtgagctggaCCTCGCGCGTCCCCATGgttccgccattttggaaaaatTCCTAATGTTGAATGGACAAAATAAATCTGTGTATTTATCACGAAATTtcatgagaatcggttgagaaatgcgacctataAAGGAGACAtatcgtgtgcggcgcgtcaaCGTGACGTGACGTGCGGTTTTCTTGCCGAGATACAAGAAGGCTGACATTGGGatgtagccgcgcgcgtcacttgacgtctttagcggtcaaagGGTTGACTACAAAATTAACCAGTGctctaaaattataatataaatgtagaatatttattttaaagctttatttttttactctacAGTAATAATGTTAGCTTTACTTTATACAGTATTTTATTGCCATAATAATGTACTTTAATGattaattatagtttttatacaaattaaaagCAATACTGAAAAACAACTGTTTATTATTTgaaattgtaattaaattgtaaatccCCCGCCCCCATACTTAATATTTAGGTATGGGGTATATTTGAGTTCCACAACTTCAAAACGTATAATAAATGTGTCGTTtgcaagcaaaaggtaccacattgtcgcttgcgaTAAGGACGctgtgacaggttattcgtatagggATACAAGCCATTTTCGCCCTTAtcgtaagcgacaatgtgataccttttgcttgaaaacgtcacaaataaatccaactgtcagatattgataccaaaatcgcaaaatctgacagtCGCAAAATTAACAAAGCATCAATATCATTTGATACAAAAGttcattaaaagtaaaaataatccAGTGTTACCATCAAACGCTAAAATATTGCAAGCAAAATAACGATGCCACTCCGAAGAAGCAAAAATCACAGTGAATGAAAAATCAGCGGAAGTGGAAAAAAACTTATGACCTTCCAACGGCGTCATCAGATGAGCTCCAAGTTATACCTAAGTAtgttattgcattgtcatcagaAATACGGAatacaaatttcaactgaatcagattcCAGGAGCCCGATTAAGATTTTAAGcttgctccagactacgcggcgcgatgccgcgaacgtgagtgtggagtcgatttcgctgattagtgaactagactccacactcgcgttcgtggcttcgcgccgcgatttgcgcacgagtgtggagggcccttaacatCTTGTTAcggcagggtttcttaaagtggggtccacggacccctcAGGGGtccgtagcatgtttatcaggggtccgcagtaGGTGGGTTATCCtctgtaaacatacttattaagAAATCTTGTAGTAAACTTGACGAGACCCAAGTGTATCTAAGTaatgaaatttataataaaagtaaatataaataagggtttttattattttcctaaaatatttttgacaggggtccgtggaattgtttaaattgtgaaaatggtccgtgactgcaaaaagtttaagaaaccctgtGTTACgcgttttgatcttattttgatacgaccatgaAAATCGCTAACGCTGATTAGACACGAGTGGtggggggaactgtcagaacgggGTAGTCTTATCTTTCAGTatgagtagcagagaaagcgttattattccttggttggttggttgggtCCTTGTTAcaattacacttttttttattccccaccataaatttgtatggttggtgggctacaaatctactcgaccaatcatattgtcgcattgcgtatggtctgtccctcacgggcgcacgcggtaggccacttccaaaggatcctaccttctatagCTCATtgatgcatgcgaaatgaagtgaaattcGTGAGATTTGCGCCTATTACCAAGACGACGCCGacgtaggtctaaaacgcactcaatatttgtaacaatttttgcagaaaagctaaaaatataaaaaatgcttctaaaatgtgtaattttatttttgatcgaatTCATTGATTCTTtcctgtttagggttccgtacccaaagggtaaaaacgataccctattactaagactccactgaccgtctgtctgtcacaggctgtatctcataatatgaaccgtgatagctagacagttgaaattttcacagatgatgtatccgtctgtctgtctgtcaccaggctgtatctcatgaaccgtgatggctagacagttgacattttcacagatgatgtatttcttttgccgctataacaacaaatactaaaaagtacggaaccctcggtgggcgagtccgactcgcacttgtccgattttttattgttaaaactcaataaaattaaaaactcacGGGGCCTTATGTATTTTTCTTGCGGTGCAAGATTGTGTTTCTCTCcggagcaaagtttgtttaatccTCGTGTTTTAAAACCCTCGCATCGCTCaaaattccacttttcgaacagCTCGCTACTTTCGTAGTTCAATGTTTTCCTTGCTCGGGCAGGAATATTAGCAtaaggggttaaacaacaactttgccctcaaaaataaaaataactatttatgtaCGAGTAAAATAacttactaaaatattaacacGACGAATAATCGCTCCGAACTTTGAACTCgctatatgaaataaaaaaacggttAAGAGCATGTCGGACCATGCTCAGTATAGGGCCCtgtacatggagactatataaaggagccaaatatctatgtatgaaaagtgtccatcaaaaaacagtaattaggcggcgccaccatacaccgaaatactatcaaaaacaacctacgtaatttggtcgggttatttgtggttcatgttatactcatgtcccagagcctaactagcgccaccggagagattaggaactattatttaaagctgaaagcggtcacttttgcaacaattctgccataagagattggcatcctttctataccatccatagtcctgtacatggagactatatagtACTGTAGTTACCCATCCGTCACAATCCGTATTTtatgacatttagatttttattctagaaagtttctagaatagtattttttatacaattttggtgtttgacgatccttttgtgaattcttattataaagtttgacatatctacaataattcaatgtttttaagaataataataactgcatcaataaattgctctgatatttagattaaggtaatatttaaaacttgacaaatttaaaagtgcttgtttaggcctatttgaataaagattatattgactttgactttgatagGCATCCTTGAACGGGTTCTATTAGTGATATTATGTTCATAACAAGCTAAAgggagtaccgtaaaatggggtgagtaggtttcgcggggagagttgggttatgaatggggagagaaggtttgaaaggggggtgagatggatttttagggctactgctacaaaaatagcTAGAGCTAGGaactatagtaatactcataatttaaaaaaatcgatccaacaatcttccaaaatcacctttgtatgaaaacccatctcaccccaattacgagggactacggggtgaggtggtatttcctgtttatcgtcaaagttatgaaattgaactacccaaaataaaataaaaactaaaatagaaacatccggaacacttattatatacagcattcagtttgcatatgtaaaaataaaatgttatcgaggcttgaatgtcagttttgctcctactcaccccattttacggtaacttCGCAGCACTTGTACTTACGTCGttttactaattatttatttatcacttaCCTAATCAAAAAATTGTCTATGaagacccttattcgttttaaaagacctatcccaTGATACCCCACGCCATAGGATTCAAGCGAAAAACTCTCTTTACGTATAGGGAAGGTACCCTAAGAAACTTTATTCctatttttatttcacaaatTTGTCATGGTAAATTTTAGCTTTCTAGCACGAGTCAGTGAGTTAAGCCGCGGGTGGACAGACAGTTAGACGGTCGTGGccaaactataagggttcctagttggctacggaacggaaccctaaaataacaAATACGTATTAGTACAAACGTAAATGTTTACATGGAAAAAAACACCACCTGTTAGACAAAATGGAATTTGATTTTTCAATACCCAGCAATTTAGGTATCTAATAAAATGCAACCCTTTTTGTTGCTGGCCTTCTTGCTAAGcgcggtcgcatttttatcgcctgtcatcatgcctgtcacgttctaacaagtgtataagtgcgaaagtgacaggcatagtgacaggcgataaaaatgccacCATGCTGCCATGCCAGAATCTGACATTTTTCATTACAGCCTGAAAAGAAGGATGGAAAATTTCTGGCGTTTCCTCGCATAAATTTCTATTAATTCCTCGATAGCTGCCAAAAAATATAGGCACTTttaacgggtctctattgtttgacataattattgaaagtcataaatagtcataatgtaatgattgtcataattatcatcattagtcataatttggtttttctcagaaacgcgtaacttatcaggattgccataaaacaaacctaacctaacctaacctatctataggataacccgaggaaaatcctgaaaagtggacggtttcagaattatgactaatgataatatgacaatcattacattatgactttcaataattatgtcaaacaaagggaccccacttTGGACATATCCCTGATTAAAAAAATCACTGGGGATAAATCTAAATCGTCAGGTGGCCAGTTAAGGTTACCttctttgaaaataaaatttccGGCATTTTTTTTTCGTCGTCGTCGGATGGTGTAACAAGTTGCCTCTTCCTTTTGATACCAAATAGGCTAGTTAGAGCAGTGATAATAAATGCTCGTTGGCTGTATCAGGGACTCAGGGTAGGGATACAGGGCCATGTAAAACGTGGTGTGGGCGGGTATTGCGAAAGCTGAAGGCCGAGCCCCGCATAGCGCCGAAGCTCGAAGGCTCGAAGCGTCTGGGAGAGGCGTGCCTATACGGGAGGCCTAAGGCCAATGCGAGCTGGCGAGCTGGCGAAGGTTAGTGCTTACATACAGAACCATACTACAAGTACCTAAATGTGAAGGCCGAGCTCAGCGTAGGGCCAAAGGACCGGAGCGTCCGTCAGGAGCTAGCTTGCTGCAACATCCACAAGTATCTTAATTGAGAGAGCTGAAGGCCGAGCTCCACGTAGGGCCAAAGGCCTGAAGCGTGCGGAGAGGCTGGCCTACACAAGAGGCCGAAGATTGAGCTGCGGGAGGTTAGTGCTTCACTACAAAACAATAGATTAATTGTCCaaatcaacagcaatacatacAAGTATCTTAATTGCGAAGGCTTGAAGCGTCCGGGAGAGGCGAGCCTACAGGTGCATGTTTATTGCAACTTCCACAAGTAACTTAGTaagggccgaaggccgagctccgtgTAGCGCCGAAGTATTTGGCGAAGGGATGTGAGACTTAATGATGAGATAGCAAATAGGTACCATGCAGTTAGCTTGTTGAGTTAGTTTAGACTAGGTAGGTAATAATTAATCACTTTGACCTCAAGTTCTGCGTCATATCCAAGTTTCAAGATAATACATCGTTTTTGATATTGCTCATTTTAACTGCACCCGGCTTAGAAAGCAGAAGTgtacatttattattcaattcaTAATTATTCATTATATAATAGGTCGTAAACACTGCGCGTTAactaaatttaagtaattaatttaatttaaccgaGTTAAAAATCTGGTATTTTGACCCAACTAAAAATTTACTGAAACGGGATTAATCAATATATCACATTCGCTTTTCGCTTATTTTATGTGATTTAACCAAAGGTCTTAGAGTACAGGAGGATGATCTGGCAGCTGTTATTGTTGGCGTTAGCGCTGGGCGTGGGTTACTACCGCTGGTCGCGCAGACGGCTCTACAAGCTCGCGGCTGAGATACCGTGCTTACCGGACAGCTACCCCGTCATTGGACACGCCCACATCTTCGCTGGTAGCAATGAAggtaaattcataaaaaatcatAACGAATTCCTTATAATATGTGATGTTCTGTCAGCTTACAAGGATTTATCCTTGGGAGCTCTGGAAGCATTAATGATCATCGAGAACACAATAACTACTTACAGCttattataacactttaaactctggCGTTTGTacaatgtcattaacgggtctaaagCGATTAAACAGAGTATGtcagttacacagcattacagtattttACTACCAAGGCAAACGCGAACTATAAACCAAATGAAaatacaaagaaacaaaatactTAATCCCTCACtgcattgtaataaaaaaatatttgttaacatttgaactttaatagctgTCAACAGAGTTGAATATCATATCCTCCATATATGGCTTCATATGTGGTAAAGggttaaacaatataaataaaaacaaaacacattaAACAGTGATCAGATTTGGGTGACGAGATGTAACagccatagattagtatatgttattactgtaagtaACAGCTCCGTTACTTTATTTGATCTGGCGTAGGATTCGGTCGGTTGCCCCGGAAGGAAGATTGGTTTTCTGTAAGACTAATCTTCCTTCCGTACTTACGTAGTTGGGTTGCTCCAGATTCGAACCAGCTAACATATCGCTATGCCCTACCTCTCTTTCGGTTGGACGTTGTGTAAGGACACCCCCAGAAGGGTGGGTAtaaaaaacagtaggtacattcaattttttaacatgcagatacgtctactccaaattttatattaaaggaaaaaatggaaaaagttacacttccggcaggatttgaacccgcaacctccgcaatccgtgcgttgctcttatccaattgagctacggaagcctaccagaaccttgcaaatctttccattccttcccttatgtatacacgcctttggggtggcgtaaagcgacatctaccgtaagacgattacatcggcatcctgccggaagtgtaactttttccattttttcctttaatataaaatttggagtaggtaCATTGTTAACTAACGGTTGAGTGACCTGTTGAACCCGAGGTATTCTGGCACTCGAGGAGGTTCGAGGGTGAAATGGCTGTTTCCACCAGAGTTAAATAATCTACGTTTCTTTTCGACTATGAGGATAGTAAAATAGGTTATTAAGGTAGCACTAATTTCTCTTTTCTTTCAGATATTATGCAAGTGTTACAAAAAATAGGTCGAATATCAAATCAGAACAATGGTCTTACAAGTTTTTGGCTGGCCAATAGGCTGTTTGTTGGTAAGAATactaagaataataaaatattattaatgcaaaaaaacgcTCTTATAATTACGAGAATTTCTCATACTAAATACCTATTATTGTTCCACATCACAGGTATGACGGACCCTGCGGCCATCGAGGTGGTTTCTAAATCGTGCTTGGACAAAGGCGAATACATAGCAAAGATGTTTCGAATCGCCATAGGGAACGGTTCTATATTTGCTCCAGGTAATAattgggccgatttttattttgttggcaATTTTTAAGGGATCCGTCccttaaaaagaaaaaacggaacatttataggatcactttgttgtccgtctgtctgtctatctgtcaagaccctttatgtCGGGAACGcatggaggtatcgagttgaaattaacaCCATATACCTACTCAGGTCTAGTTCCTTGAAGCTCTGTGAATAAATCAAACATCTAAGTTTTAAAGTTTACGTAAGAAGTAAAAACGTAAAACTTTAAATAGCTCATTCTGGGCGGAATAATCAAAATCCCAATTTGGGccaaaaataaatgcatatgtAATTTTCCGTCAAATTACGAAACTTTCAAACGTtttcacaactttgggaacaaatccatatagttttttaagtagtcacactactatataagaatttaaaatgaaatagaaaatcgatttcagtttataatgcaTACGTTTTCGTGACAGTTAAACACCATAAATTTGTTCTGTTAAAATCTGTACCAAGTTAAAAGCTTAGATATACTCTATTCATGTTATTCTAACCATTGCAGTAAACATTTGGCGCTCTCGTCGAAAAATCAACGCTCCTTTCTTCAATCGGAAGAACCTAGACCAGCTGGTTCCAGTGTTCGACGCGAAGAGTTCCATCATGGCCGACCTGCTGCGGCCCGAGGCGGGGGGCGGCGACTTCTCTATCTGGAGATACATTACTACGTTCGCGACCGATACTGTTTGCGGTAAAGAAAGAACGCTTACCGCGATTAATTTCGTACATTCCTTTTAGTTTCCGATTTAATCCACAAGATAGCAGAACCTACAACACACAAGGGAGCGTGCGGGCTctatagggggcagcacctGCTTTGGCGTTAAGTAGTAATGTCAAGTTGTAAGTTTCCGATTAGACCACAAGGTTCGCAAAATTGCAGACCCTCCAACGTGCACGGTCCCTATAGTTGGCGAGCCAATATGTGGGCACTAGTTGGCCGAGTAAATACGAGCGCATTTGAAGACCGACAGCCAACGGCTTTGTAgttttaaatgtataattattggtgcaataacgaatatttacttacttgttTTAGAAACTGCCCTGAACACTGACATCAATATGCAAAAGTGCTCCGACCATCATTTTCTTCTGCACGCAATAGAGGAAGGCACGCAATTGCAGGCCAAGCGCGTGTTCCAGCCGTGGCTGCATCCGGACGTCATCTTCAAGAGGCTACCCGCGTACAAACGGGTTCAATACCTCTTGGAACGGGCATATACCTTTTTAGATGAGGTATTATTGATCGTTGTATATTTACAAATGTATTAAATGTAGATGTGTATAACGTATAAGAAAATATCGTGCTTTTGAATTTGATGTCAACGTGTCGGAGGACAAGGAATTTTTATTTCTCACTGTCCGACGACTCAGACCATTAGGAATTTTATATTCCACTTAGTTCAACCATCTAATTGAATTCTAAAATTTCACTTAGTACGACCATCAATCCACGAGGAGCTCTAAATTTTCACTTAGTTCGACCATCGAACCACGAGGATTATTAAAATTCCACTTAGTTCGATCAAACTAGGAACTATGACGCTACAAGACATGGCGCCATACGTTTTGTAAGAATGTCaactttatatttaaatatttgccgTCAAATTCACGGCacagttatttttagggttccgtacctcaaaaggaaaaaacggaacccttataggatcactcgtgcgtctgtctgtccgtctgtcacagcatataatattttctccgaaactactggaccaattaagttgaactttggtatacatataataattatgtaagtttgtgacccaaaaacggacatgtaacgtaaacaaatgaattttaaacatgggggccactttaaaaaaaaacccttttaacCCCCTTTCTTTGGGCTTTtttgtaaatgagaaaattaaaaaataaagtttttcaaattatattgtgtcacATATCAAAAGAAAGAgctgagaaactcaaatatattttttttataattttaggataaacagtttagaagttattcaagaaaatagacaaaaaattactgggtctaaaattttgaaaaaaatacacaaaatagttatttacctctagatcacaggaaaacctattagaaatgtgcagtcaagcgtgagtcggacttaattacttagtttttgatccgacccctacgggttttttaaagacatttcactcacgtttcacataaaaaatacattgtttaaattgtgtaatgtacggaacccttggtacgcgagtccgactcgcacttggtcagCTTTTTACTTTACACATCTCATTTACAATTCCAATTAGAACCATTATAGTCATTTACCTCATTACTATATAATTAATTCATACTTTTTctattacttactacttacagaatatacaaaagaaaaaggaaaaaaatactgAAGATGGACTTAagaatttaagtaagtaataaggTATATATAGCACACCAGGTCTCGGACACTTCTCAACATTTTTTATCcatctatctttgttttatcTTTTGCACCTGACTGCGACTTGTTTGCCGACAAAAAtcataaactttttattttttacgtttttgtgaATCAACATAGGTAGCTTATTAATTATTGACATATTTATCGTATAACTTTATAACACATtgctttaattacttagttttacagcgcattggcgcccttagctgtaatgctgtataattttatttcaataaatatcaaatatgtacctacttacaatgcCTTCatactattaaaattaaatctcaAGCAATTATAAAGCTAGAAGAACGTCTATGTGGAAAAAATGGCGACCACAACACAAGTCCGGAGACTCCGGAGCATTCTTAATCCATCACATATCTCTCTCCGTCCTAGGTGGGGAAAGATACTTTGAAATGTTCAAGAACACACATTATGTCCTATTATATTTTTGAATGTAATAAAACTGTTCTGTTAATATACAAGTATGTATAGCTGTATGtcgagatttaaaaaaaaatttttttgtttggACCCTAATAGATATTCTAGTTacctattatttcattttatcgaTCGGCATGATTGaattatatatccatgccaaattacaGCTTCCTAGCACTAACGATCGTGGACCAAAGCCTCgtactgacagacagacatgcggacatggcgaaactagaTATAAGGGT is a genomic window containing:
- the LOC134753051 gene encoding cytochrome P450 4C1-like, whose amino-acid sequence is MIWQLLLLALALGVGYYRWSRRRLYKLAAEIPCLPDSYPVIGHAHIFAGSNEDIMQVLQKIGRISNQNNGLTSFWLANRLFVGMTDPAAIEVVSKSCLDKGEYIAKMFRIAIGNGSIFAPVNIWRSRRKINAPFFNRKNLDQLVPVFDAKSSIMADLLRPEAGGGDFSIWRYITTFATDTVCETALNTDINMQKCSDHHFLLHAIEEGTQLQAKRVFQPWLHPDVIFKRLPAYKRVQYLLERAYTFLDEIHTFSITYYLQNIQKKKEKNTEDGLKNLNNNNELSYFIDVEIQSSGGLEKGYSDIELREELLVFMVAGSDTSATAVSFTTVLLSRYPDVQDKVYQELQEVFGESERAVTAEDLPKLTYLEAVIKESLRLYPPVPVVVREVHSDTLLPSGTTLVDETTVLFNIWGTHRNPAYWGRDADEFRPERFLQGPLPHPAMFMPFSYSVRNCIGATYAMMSAKTALANLIRRYRLLPSAGMCAADLQRPLPVKFDIMMKAVDNFTLRIEERNHI